The following proteins are encoded in a genomic region of Spirosoma sp. SC4-14:
- a CDS encoding altronate dehydratase family protein encodes MSARVLKVHPADNVIVALRNLSAGEQIEFENTVYELPYAVGAKHKFVTEDRQIGDPIIMYGVLVGKATQPIRRGEPITTFNLKHDADRYGLDKKQPYSWQPPNVSMWQGRTFMGYHRADGSVGTRNYWLVVPLVFCENRNVLILKDAFERELGYAQPETYREQVHELLSLYRAGDLSTIKKMEPFVDESQNKTLNHTRQQSSRPFRNIDGIKFLTHEMGCGGTRQDSAYLCSLLAGFINNPNVAGATVLSLGCQHLQVDMISAEIKRQNPKFDKPLLLFEQQAGTEYALMSQAVKETFLGLVEVNKLERQPAPLSALTVGLKCGGSDGFSGISANPAIGHLSDIIVELGGKTVLAEFPELNGVEQELINRTLEEAKAQKFIDLMGTYSAQAEAVGSGFDMNPSPGNIKDGLITDAIKSAGAAKKGGTAPVADVLDYAEPVTTPGLNLLCTPGNDVEATTGMAGSGTNVILFTTGLGTPTGNPVSPVVKISTNTALKNRMPDVIDFDSGPIVDGQQTIEQNANALLEYIIHLASGDEITQAERLGQDDFIPWKRGVSL; translated from the coding sequence ATGTCTGCCCGTGTGCTTAAAGTTCACCCTGCCGATAATGTTATTGTTGCGCTTCGCAATCTGTCGGCTGGTGAACAAATTGAGTTTGAGAATACCGTCTATGAGCTTCCTTATGCCGTTGGAGCCAAACACAAATTTGTAACGGAAGACCGGCAGATCGGCGATCCGATAATTATGTATGGTGTTTTGGTCGGAAAGGCAACCCAACCTATCCGTCGGGGTGAGCCCATCACTACCTTTAATCTGAAACATGATGCCGATCGTTATGGGCTCGATAAAAAACAACCGTATTCGTGGCAACCACCCAATGTTTCGATGTGGCAGGGACGTACGTTTATGGGTTATCACCGGGCCGATGGCAGTGTAGGTACACGAAATTACTGGCTGGTGGTGCCGCTGGTGTTTTGCGAGAACCGGAATGTGCTGATTCTGAAAGACGCTTTCGAACGGGAACTGGGCTATGCGCAGCCCGAAACCTATCGCGAGCAGGTACACGAGCTGTTGAGCCTGTATCGGGCTGGCGACTTGAGCACCATCAAAAAGATGGAACCGTTTGTCGACGAATCGCAGAACAAAACGCTGAACCATACGCGCCAGCAGTCCAGTCGGCCTTTCAGAAACATTGATGGCATCAAGTTCCTGACCCATGAAATGGGGTGTGGCGGTACTCGGCAGGATTCTGCTTACCTGTGCTCGCTGCTGGCGGGGTTTATTAACAACCCTAATGTGGCCGGTGCTACGGTGCTGAGCCTGGGCTGTCAGCATTTGCAGGTCGATATGATTTCGGCAGAAATAAAACGTCAGAATCCAAAGTTCGACAAGCCATTGTTGTTATTCGAACAGCAGGCTGGAACCGAGTATGCACTGATGTCGCAGGCCGTAAAGGAAACCTTTTTGGGCCTTGTCGAAGTCAATAAACTAGAGCGGCAGCCCGCTCCCCTGAGCGCTCTGACGGTTGGCCTTAAATGTGGTGGCTCCGATGGCTTTTCGGGCATTTCGGCGAATCCGGCTATTGGGCACCTGTCGGATATTATCGTTGAATTGGGCGGTAAAACCGTACTGGCCGAATTTCCGGAACTGAACGGGGTAGAGCAGGAACTGATCAACCGCACCCTCGAAGAGGCAAAAGCGCAGAAGTTTATCGATCTGATGGGCACCTATTCGGCACAGGCCGAAGCCGTTGGGTCGGGTTTCGATATGAACCCGTCGCCCGGAAATATCAAAGACGGCTTAATTACCGATGCCATTAAATCGGCTGGAGCGGCTAAAAAAGGCGGAACAGCACCCGTTGCCGATGTGCTGGATTATGCCGAACCCGTAACCACGCCCGGCCTGAACCTGCTCTGTACTCCCGGCAATGATGTTGAAGCTACTACAGGTATGGCTGGTTCGGGAACGAACGTTATTTTGTTTACTACAGGGCTTGGCACACCAACCGGTAATCCGGTTAGCCCAGTCGTTAAAATCTCGACCAATACGGCCCTCAAAAACCGGATGCCTGATGTGATCGATTTCGACAGTGGCCCGATTGTCGATGGACAGCAAACGATCGAACAAAATGCCAATGCACTACTGGAGTATATTATCCACCTGGCTTCTGGCGACGAAATTACCCAGGCCGAACGGCTCGGACAAGACGATTTTATCCCCTGGAAACGGGGTGTTTCTTTATAA
- the ade gene encoding adenine deaminase codes for MPTANILNLFDQTVYYGTLTVENGRIARVERLGPERPDEPYILPGFVDAHVHVESSLLTPPQFARLAVVHGTVATVSDPHEIGNVLGVAGVEYMLREAERVPFKFMFGAPSCVPATTFETAGATIGVRDVRYLLGLKEIGYLAEMMNFPGVLHEDPEVMAKIALANAFNKPIDGHAPGLTGADAQRYIDAGITTDHECFTYEEGLDKARRGMNILIREGSAARNFEALIPLLAEFPEQIMFCSDDKHPDTLAIGHINQLVLRALAKGHSLWNVLRAACLNPVLHYRLPVGLLREGDTADYIIVDNLQNFQIRQTVIDGQIVAEDGQSNIPDLRSQHVNQFNCEPKTADEFAVVAEAGSDQIRVIEALDGQLITNELQLTPKIINGQIIPDLEQDILKLVVVNRYQNVPPAVAFIKNVGLKHGAIASSVGHDSHNITAVGCNDESICQAINLVIEAKGGLSAVAGTPPHEHDTEIMSRRAFLHLTTTPETQLLPLPVAGLMTDTDGYDVAAQYATLDLFAKQELGSTLSAPFMTLSFMALLVIPALKLSDKGLFNGNAFTFSPLQIVK; via the coding sequence ATGCCGACGGCCAACATTCTGAACCTATTCGATCAAACCGTTTACTACGGCACCCTGACCGTCGAGAACGGCCGTATTGCTCGTGTTGAACGACTGGGTCCCGAACGACCAGACGAACCGTATATTCTACCCGGTTTTGTTGATGCACACGTTCACGTCGAAAGCTCATTACTAACCCCGCCCCAATTTGCCCGGCTGGCGGTTGTTCATGGCACCGTGGCTACGGTTTCCGATCCGCATGAGATCGGTAATGTGCTGGGCGTGGCTGGTGTCGAATACATGCTTCGAGAGGCCGAACGTGTGCCTTTCAAATTTATGTTTGGTGCTCCTTCGTGCGTTCCAGCTACCACCTTCGAAACCGCTGGAGCAACCATCGGCGTACGCGACGTACGTTACCTGCTGGGTTTGAAAGAGATTGGCTATCTGGCCGAGATGATGAATTTTCCGGGTGTTCTCCACGAAGATCCGGAAGTGATGGCCAAAATTGCCCTCGCCAATGCATTTAATAAACCCATCGATGGGCATGCTCCCGGCCTGACTGGCGCTGATGCTCAGCGCTATATCGATGCGGGTATCACTACCGATCACGAATGTTTTACCTACGAAGAAGGTCTCGACAAAGCCAGACGGGGCATGAACATTCTGATTCGGGAAGGAAGTGCTGCCCGTAATTTCGAGGCCCTGATTCCGCTCCTGGCCGAATTTCCAGAGCAAATCATGTTCTGTTCCGACGACAAACACCCCGACACACTGGCCATAGGCCACATTAATCAGCTTGTGCTGCGGGCATTAGCTAAAGGACACTCACTCTGGAACGTGTTGCGGGCCGCGTGCCTGAATCCGGTTTTGCACTATCGACTACCGGTTGGTCTACTCCGCGAAGGTGATACGGCCGATTATATTATCGTTGATAATCTACAAAACTTCCAGATCCGGCAAACAGTGATTGATGGTCAGATTGTAGCCGAAGATGGTCAATCCAACATTCCGGATTTGCGCAGTCAACACGTTAATCAATTTAACTGTGAGCCAAAGACAGCAGATGAATTTGCGGTGGTGGCAGAGGCTGGTTCAGATCAAATCAGGGTTATTGAAGCGCTGGACGGCCAATTGATTACCAACGAATTACAGCTAACCCCAAAGATCATCAATGGTCAGATCATTCCCGATCTGGAGCAGGATATTCTAAAGCTTGTGGTTGTCAATCGTTATCAGAATGTTCCACCGGCGGTGGCATTTATCAAAAACGTTGGGCTTAAACACGGAGCCATAGCCTCATCGGTCGGGCACGATTCGCACAACATTACGGCAGTTGGCTGCAACGATGAAAGTATTTGTCAGGCAATCAATCTGGTTATTGAAGCGAAAGGAGGGTTATCGGCGGTGGCAGGTACACCCCCCCATGAACACGATACCGAAATAATGAGTCGGCGGGCGTTTTTGCACCTGACCACTACTCCCGAAACTCAGTTACTCCCCCTGCCGGTTGCAGGTCTTATGACCGATACCGATGGTTACGATGTTGCGGCTCAATATGCAACTCTCGATCTATTTGCCAAACAGGAATTAGGCAGTACGTTGTCTGCACCTTTCATGACCCTATCCTTTATGGCGTTGTTGGTTATCCCGGCCTTAAAGTTGAGCGATAAGGGATTGTTTAATGGGAATGCGTTTACTTTTAGCCCTCTTCAAATTGTGAAATAA
- a CDS encoding sigma-70 family RNA polymerase sigma factor: MPRSRTQNGPDDETLWNQFRNGDENAFAQLYQNYVQTLYHYCAHFATDRALIKDCIHDLFVELWKHRTTIGPTTSVRFYLMASIKRKLVRHLTAEQKLISQDDVSNGRRVGDTLPGADPSHENLLISYEEDSYMNDCLHQALEKLPRRQREAVHLRYFQNMSNEEISTLMQINIQSVYNLIFGAMSNLKRYITPENVSL, from the coding sequence ATGCCTCGTTCCCGCACGCAAAACGGACCTGACGACGAAACTCTCTGGAACCAGTTTCGCAACGGCGATGAAAATGCTTTCGCCCAGTTGTACCAAAATTATGTACAAACGCTCTACCATTACTGTGCCCATTTCGCCACAGATCGAGCTTTGATCAAAGATTGCATTCATGACCTGTTCGTGGAGCTCTGGAAACACCGTACAACCATTGGTCCGACAACTTCTGTACGCTTTTACCTGATGGCGTCTATCAAACGAAAACTGGTCCGCCATCTGACCGCCGAACAGAAGTTGATTAGCCAGGACGATGTATCGAACGGCCGGCGGGTTGGCGATACACTTCCGGGAGCGGATCCTTCTCACGAAAACTTACTCATTTCTTATGAAGAAGACTCCTATATGAATGATTGTCTGCATCAGGCTCTCGAAAAACTCCCTCGCCGTCAGCGCGAAGCTGTTCATCTCCGCTACTTCCAGAATATGAGTAACGAAGAGATTTCGACCCTCATGCAGATAAACATACAATCGGTATATAACCTTATTTTCGGCGCAATGAGCAACCTTAAGCGGTACATCACCCCCGAAAATGTATCCCTTTAA
- a CDS encoding replication-associated recombination protein A: MNTDSTPLPERVRPRTLNDIIGQQKLMGPNGALRRAVDAGRLPSMILWGPPGVGKTTMALLLAEAVKRPFIALSAINSGVKEIRDVLSRPSGMFPPVVFIDEIHRFNKSQQDALLGAVEKGQITLIGATTENPSFEVNSALLSRCQVYILEALSRDELIQVVDRAIAQDAFLQSKQISVESYDALLRLSGGDGRKLLNLLELVASAHVSAEPLIITDEGVTTVAQQNIARYDKSGEQHYDIISAFIKSLRGSDPNAALYWMARMIVAGEDPVFIARRMLILASEDIGNANPTAMIMASEAVQAIKAIGMPEGRIILSQVAVYLATSPKSNASYVAIDDAIALAEQTAHLPVPLHLRNAPTKLMKQIGYGKEYQYAHSYEGNFVQQNFLPDDLKGRKLYEPGHNTREAEIRRNLQKWWGEWYEY, encoded by the coding sequence ATGAATACAGACTCAACGCCCCTACCCGAGCGGGTTCGACCGCGTACACTCAACGATATTATTGGTCAGCAGAAACTAATGGGACCCAACGGTGCGCTGCGCCGGGCGGTTGATGCCGGGCGACTACCCTCTATGATTCTGTGGGGACCGCCGGGAGTCGGGAAAACAACGATGGCTTTGTTGCTAGCCGAAGCGGTTAAAAGACCATTTATTGCACTGAGTGCCATCAATTCAGGAGTTAAGGAAATTCGCGATGTACTCAGCCGCCCATCCGGGATGTTTCCACCCGTTGTATTTATCGACGAAATTCATCGATTCAACAAAAGCCAGCAGGACGCTTTGCTGGGGGCTGTTGAAAAGGGACAGATTACACTCATAGGAGCCACCACCGAAAATCCCTCATTCGAAGTCAACAGCGCCCTGCTATCCCGTTGCCAGGTTTACATACTGGAAGCACTCAGTCGCGATGAGTTGATTCAGGTAGTTGACAGGGCTATCGCTCAGGATGCCTTTTTACAGTCGAAACAAATAAGCGTCGAATCGTATGACGCCTTACTTCGGCTGTCGGGCGGTGATGGGCGAAAGCTTCTGAATTTACTTGAGCTGGTCGCATCAGCGCATGTTTCGGCTGAGCCACTCATAATCACCGATGAAGGTGTAACAACGGTTGCTCAACAGAATATTGCTCGTTATGACAAATCGGGTGAGCAGCATTATGACATTATTTCTGCCTTTATCAAGTCGCTGCGCGGCTCCGACCCCAATGCAGCCCTGTATTGGATGGCCCGTATGATTGTTGCGGGTGAAGATCCGGTTTTCATTGCCCGACGAATGCTCATTTTGGCGTCGGAAGATATTGGTAATGCCAATCCAACGGCTATGATTATGGCATCGGAAGCGGTACAGGCCATTAAGGCAATTGGTATGCCCGAAGGGCGGATTATTCTGTCGCAGGTGGCTGTTTATCTGGCCACCTCACCCAAAAGCAACGCCAGTTACGTAGCCATCGACGATGCCATAGCGCTGGCCGAACAAACAGCCCATTTGCCGGTACCGCTACACCTGCGGAATGCCCCAACCAAACTCATGAAACAGATTGGTTATGGGAAAGAGTACCAGTATGCGCATTCGTATGAAGGCAATTTCGTGCAGCAGAATTTCTTGCCCGACGATCTGAAAGGACGTAAATTGTATGAACCGGGCCATAATACCCGCGAAGCTGAGATTCGACGCAATTTGCAGAAATGGTGGGGCGAGTGGTATGAGTATTGA
- the argC gene encoding N-acetyl-gamma-glutamyl-phosphate reductase, producing MKINVGIIGGAGYTGGELLRILINHPFVDIAFVHSKSQAGKPVWSTHTDLLGDTDLIYSGDEIATLLTKEGLDAIFLCSGHGASAAFMAENDVSDDITVIDLSTDFRDEHDDFIYGLPELQRDRIREATRVANPGCFATSIQLALLPLAKAGLLNEAIQISAVTGSTGAGQALVPTTGFTWRNNNISIYKAFTHQHLAEIRQSLTALDPDFNHAINFIPYRGDFTRGIMANVYTPFLGTREEAKELYKNFYADHLFTHVSESPVDVKQVVNTNKCFLHLELHEGQLLITSVIDNLTKGASGQAVQNMNLVFGLPEDAGLRLKPVAF from the coding sequence ATGAAAATAAACGTTGGTATCATTGGCGGAGCAGGCTACACGGGTGGCGAATTGCTTCGTATTCTGATCAATCACCCATTTGTCGACATCGCATTCGTGCATAGCAAAAGCCAGGCGGGCAAACCGGTCTGGAGCACGCATACCGACCTGCTGGGCGATACCGATCTGATTTATTCGGGCGACGAAATCGCGACGCTGTTGACTAAGGAAGGGCTCGATGCCATTTTCCTGTGCTCTGGGCATGGAGCATCGGCGGCATTTATGGCCGAGAACGACGTATCGGACGATATTACGGTCATTGACCTCAGTACTGATTTCCGCGACGAACACGACGATTTCATCTATGGTCTGCCTGAACTTCAGCGCGACCGCATTCGGGAGGCTACACGGGTGGCTAATCCGGGTTGTTTCGCGACGAGTATTCAACTGGCCCTGTTGCCGCTGGCTAAGGCCGGTTTGCTGAACGAGGCCATTCAGATCAGCGCCGTTACGGGCAGTACGGGGGCAGGGCAGGCGCTGGTACCGACCACCGGCTTTACGTGGCGCAACAACAATATCTCGATCTATAAAGCCTTTACGCATCAGCATCTGGCCGAAATTCGGCAGAGTCTGACCGCGCTCGACCCCGATTTTAATCACGCGATTAACTTCATTCCTTACCGTGGCGACTTCACACGGGGAATTATGGCGAATGTGTACACTCCATTTTTGGGAACTCGGGAAGAGGCAAAGGAACTGTACAAAAACTTTTATGCCGATCATCTGTTTACGCACGTCAGCGAGTCGCCGGTGGATGTGAAGCAGGTGGTGAACACTAATAAATGCTTCCTCCATCTCGAACTGCACGAAGGGCAGCTACTGATCACGAGCGTTATCGACAACCTGACCAAAGGGGCGTCGGGGCAGGCGGTGCAGAATATGAATCTGGTATTTGGCCTCCCCGAAGATGCCGGACTGCGGCTGAAACCCGTAGCGTTTTAA
- a CDS encoding glycosyltransferase family 1 protein, whose product MNIILDASPLGIGFYHRQARTGISRVVEQLLVGLQRAEDVRLWLAAPTHLAETIRFAETEFGNTAPVFINSAGELALARLENGLLSPFPPGSTVSKAIREVAYRTRRALNREMAHFETSKLPDNAIYHSPFFPIPAAIQQNRHVRTVQTIHDLIPIRHPEWFNDGEQTVKQVLATLSPDSWVTTVSQATKDDFCNYLSSHLDRINPDRVVPIRLAASPALFHRNVDKGRQRAARERFGIGDNPYLLSLATLEPRKNIAHLIRTFGQLVDSNELPADMQLVLVGTKGWKFDELLAEASRSPALKSRLVFTGFVPDEELAPIYTGATAFVYPSLDEGFGLPPLEAMQCGLPVITSNIPSISEIVGQAAIRVSPTDMDDLCQAMITIANSPSLRTELSEKGLKQASLFSWDKFTAEHVALYKRMIE is encoded by the coding sequence GTGAACATAATTCTTGATGCCAGCCCGTTGGGCATCGGTTTTTATCACCGCCAGGCCCGAACCGGAATCAGCCGCGTGGTAGAACAACTGCTTGTTGGTCTGCAACGCGCTGAGGACGTTCGGCTATGGCTGGCGGCTCCTACGCATCTGGCCGAAACGATACGCTTTGCCGAAACGGAATTTGGTAACACGGCACCTGTGTTCATCAATTCGGCTGGCGAACTGGCGCTGGCGCGGCTGGAGAATGGCTTATTGAGTCCTTTTCCGCCGGGAAGTACCGTTTCCAAGGCCATTCGGGAAGTGGCTTACCGGACTCGACGGGCATTGAACCGGGAGATGGCTCATTTTGAAACGAGTAAATTGCCCGATAACGCCATTTATCATTCCCCCTTTTTTCCCATACCCGCTGCTATTCAGCAAAATCGGCACGTACGGACTGTGCAGACCATTCATGATCTGATTCCGATCCGACACCCTGAGTGGTTTAACGACGGTGAGCAGACCGTAAAACAGGTGCTGGCTACTCTCTCGCCCGATTCGTGGGTTACTACCGTATCGCAGGCTACGAAAGACGATTTTTGTAATTACCTAAGTTCCCATCTAGACCGGATCAATCCAGACCGGGTTGTTCCAATACGGCTGGCGGCTTCGCCAGCACTGTTTCATCGAAACGTTGACAAGGGTCGGCAGCGGGCCGCTCGTGAGCGATTTGGCATTGGCGACAACCCGTATTTGCTGAGTCTGGCCACGCTGGAACCGCGCAAAAATATCGCCCATCTGATTCGGACATTCGGTCAACTGGTCGACAGTAACGAGCTACCTGCCGATATGCAACTGGTGCTGGTGGGAACAAAAGGCTGGAAATTCGACGAACTGCTGGCCGAAGCCAGCCGTAGCCCGGCTTTGAAATCGCGACTGGTTTTTACGGGCTTTGTGCCCGACGAAGAACTGGCGCCGATCTATACGGGGGCAACGGCGTTCGTGTATCCGTCGTTGGACGAAGGGTTTGGGCTACCACCGCTCGAAGCCATGCAGTGCGGTTTGCCCGTAATTACGTCGAACATTCCGTCTATTTCGGAGATCGTCGGGCAGGCCGCCATTCGGGTTTCGCCTACCGATATGGATGATCTTTGTCAGGCAATGATAACGATTGCCAACTCGCCCTCACTACGGACCGAACTGTCGGAAAAGGGACTAAAACAGGCTTCTTTGTTTTCGTGGGACAAATTCACCGCCGAACACGTTGCTCTGTATAAACGCATGATTGAGTAA
- a CDS encoding argininosuccinate synthase domain-containing protein: MSQKKVVLAFSGGLDTSFCVKYLSEDRGMEVHSVLVDTGGFSDAELKAIEERAYSLGVKSHATISKTDDYYQQCLKFLVFGNVLKNNTYPLSVSAERIFQAIAAAEYARQIGASAIAHGSTGAGNDQVRFDMAFRIIIPDAEIITPIRDLRLSREAEIEYLKAKGVVQEWHKAAYSINKGLWGTSVGGKETLTSDQFLPESAWPTQVTKTEPETLTLTFQHGEIKGISGASVGELTYDNPVDAIRKLTEIAGPFGIGRDIHVGDTIIGIKGRVGFEAPAPLILIKAHHTLEKHVLGKWQMYWKEQLANWYGTMLHEGQFMDPVMRNIETFLSDTQAHVTGKVHVHLAPYRFQVLGIESDYDLMSSIFGSYGEMNNAWTGDDVRGFSKVASNQVMIYERIREHNS; the protein is encoded by the coding sequence ATGTCTCAGAAAAAAGTAGTTCTTGCCTTCAGCGGAGGCCTTGATACCTCCTTTTGCGTAAAATATTTGTCCGAAGATCGGGGCATGGAAGTGCATTCGGTGCTGGTCGATACGGGCGGTTTCTCCGATGCCGAACTGAAGGCCATTGAAGAGCGGGCATACTCATTGGGTGTTAAATCGCACGCAACCATTTCTAAAACCGACGATTACTACCAGCAATGCCTGAAATTTCTGGTGTTCGGCAATGTGCTGAAAAACAATACCTATCCGCTTAGCGTGAGCGCCGAACGGATTTTTCAGGCCATTGCCGCTGCCGAATATGCCCGGCAAATTGGCGCTTCGGCCATTGCTCACGGATCGACTGGGGCCGGAAACGACCAGGTGCGTTTCGATATGGCGTTCCGCATTATCATTCCCGATGCTGAAATCATTACGCCCATCCGTGATCTACGGCTTTCGCGCGAAGCCGAAATCGAATACCTGAAAGCGAAAGGGGTGGTGCAGGAGTGGCACAAAGCCGCCTATTCGATCAACAAGGGACTGTGGGGAACCTCGGTTGGCGGAAAAGAAACGCTGACTTCCGATCAGTTTCTGCCTGAGTCGGCCTGGCCAACGCAGGTAACGAAAACCGAACCCGAAACACTCACGCTGACCTTTCAGCATGGCGAAATTAAAGGCATTTCGGGTGCGTCGGTAGGGGAGCTAACCTACGACAATCCGGTCGATGCCATTCGCAAACTGACCGAAATTGCCGGTCCGTTTGGCATCGGGCGCGATATTCACGTGGGCGATACCATCATCGGTATCAAAGGCCGGGTTGGTTTCGAAGCACCGGCTCCGCTGATTCTGATCAAAGCGCACCACACCCTCGAAAAGCACGTGCTGGGCAAGTGGCAGATGTACTGGAAAGAGCAACTGGCCAACTGGTACGGTACGATGCTGCACGAAGGTCAGTTTATGGACCCTGTGATGCGGAACATCGAAACGTTCCTGAGCGATACGCAGGCCCACGTTACGGGTAAGGTACACGTGCATCTGGCGCCGTATCGTTTCCAGGTGCTGGGTATCGAATCGGATTACGACCTGATGTCGTCGATATTCGGCAGCTATGGCGAAATGAACAATGCCTGGACCGGCGACGATGTGCGGGGCTTCTCGAAAGTCGCTTCCAATCAGGTTATGATTTACGAGCGTATCCGTGAACATAATTCTTGA
- a CDS encoding site-specific integrase yields MPNILKINHHNKDRIKVDFPYNREMAAILRQIPDARWSRTHRAWHIPYNQQAFNQLKALFPDITIVEQEQPLTEHTENLSTPAPETKPTGIKPEPTLLPSTMGVIIEKLGNKILIRMPKNDIDVRFILGFQFVRWDKQGRFWTVPDYKDNFLQIQTYFGSRISQIIEHQSVIQPNQSPQLAGVSAGEVLIYRHNATRLRLIFGYHSALVKVIKSLPFCKWDAKNKWWTLPYSDRIVSQIREAAAQHNLSVRYQENTDIVDRVPRPSASSIANYRPCPESYLLKMKELRYSQQTLKNYVSLFEEFINYYPTDDIDQIDDRKIIAFCQYLVIDRKVSASHQNQAINAIKFYYEKVLGGKRKLYTLQRPPKERQLPTVLSSDEITRIFAQVKNLKCRIDAHLLVWLAY; encoded by the coding sequence ATGCCTAATATCCTGAAAATCAATCATCATAATAAAGACCGAATCAAGGTTGATTTTCCTTACAATCGGGAAATGGCGGCTATACTTCGGCAAATACCCGATGCCAGGTGGAGTCGCACCCACAGGGCCTGGCACATCCCTTACAATCAGCAGGCATTCAATCAGTTAAAGGCCCTATTTCCCGATATTACTATCGTAGAGCAGGAACAACCGTTGACCGAACACACTGAGAATTTATCAACGCCTGCTCCTGAAACCAAACCGACGGGCATAAAACCTGAGCCTACATTGTTGCCCAGCACAATGGGAGTAATTATTGAGAAATTAGGCAACAAAATCCTCATCAGAATGCCTAAAAACGACATTGACGTTCGGTTTATACTCGGTTTTCAGTTTGTTCGCTGGGATAAACAAGGCCGCTTCTGGACGGTGCCCGACTACAAAGACAACTTTCTGCAAATTCAGACCTATTTCGGTAGTCGAATTTCACAAATCATTGAACATCAATCAGTAATACAACCTAATCAGTCTCCACAACTCGCTGGCGTATCTGCTGGCGAAGTACTAATTTATCGCCATAATGCTACCCGATTGCGTCTTATTTTTGGCTACCACTCCGCTCTTGTTAAGGTTATCAAATCCTTACCATTCTGCAAGTGGGATGCTAAAAACAAATGGTGGACCTTGCCCTATTCCGACAGGATTGTTAGTCAAATCCGGGAAGCAGCCGCCCAGCATAATCTGTCTGTTCGCTATCAGGAAAACACCGACATCGTTGACCGAGTACCCCGCCCGTCGGCTTCGTCAATAGCCAACTATAGGCCATGCCCAGAAAGCTATCTACTGAAAATGAAGGAATTAAGATATAGTCAGCAGACGCTAAAAAACTATGTCAGCTTGTTTGAGGAGTTCATCAACTACTACCCCACCGACGATATTGACCAGATAGACGACCGTAAGATTATCGCTTTTTGTCAGTATCTGGTCATTGACCGTAAGGTATCGGCCTCGCACCAAAACCAGGCCATCAATGCCATTAAGTTTTATTATGAGAAAGTACTGGGTGGCAAACGAAAGCTCTACACCCTACAACGTCCTCCCAAAGAGCGTCAGCTACCCACAGTGCTTAGTAGCGACGAAATTACCCGCATCTTTGCTCAGGTCAAAAACCTTAAGTGCCGTATTGATGCTCATTTACTCGTCTGGCTTGCGTATTAG
- a CDS encoding tyrosine-type recombinase/integrase, with product MLIYSSGLRISEAINLQIKDIDSSRMQIRIEQSKGKKDRYTLLSQKMLILLREYYRQYKPVNYLFEGQDSPTYSTKSIQLVLKRACEQACIKKHVTVHTLRHSFATHLLENGTDLRYIQLLLGHESSKTTEIYTHLTTKGFDQIKSPLDDLDI from the coding sequence ATGCTCATTTACTCGTCTGGCTTGCGTATTAGCGAAGCCATAAATCTACAAATCAAGGACATAGACTCAAGTCGGATGCAGATACGGATTGAGCAATCAAAAGGCAAAAAAGACCGATATACGCTTCTCTCTCAAAAAATGCTGATACTACTCCGTGAGTATTATCGTCAATACAAACCCGTAAATTACCTGTTTGAGGGTCAGGACAGCCCCACTTATTCCACTAAAAGCATTCAACTAGTGCTAAAACGGGCCTGTGAGCAGGCATGCATCAAAAAGCACGTAACCGTGCATACGCTGCGCCACTCATTTGCCACACATCTACTCGAAAACGGAACCGACCTGCGATACATCCAACTCCTGCTAGGACACGAAAGCAGCAAGACTACCGAGATTTATACCCACCTGACTACCAAAGGGTTCGATCAGATAAAAAGTCCGTTAGATGATTTGGACATTTAG